The genomic DNA TGGTGCAATGACCATAAAGGTACAAGCTATGGTGAGTCAGCTTGATATTATGACGCATGGCGATTTCGTCTTGACGACGTTCAATTACGTCGTCAGAAAACTCAATAACTTTATCACATGTTAAACATACCAAATGGTCATGGTGTTGTTGAGTTGACATTTCAAACACCGCTTTACCACTTTCAAAATGATGACGATTTAGAATGCCTGCATCATCGAACTGGTTTAATACTCTGTATACAGTAGCAAGGCCAATTTCCTCACCTATTTCGAGTAACTTTTTATATAAGTCTTCTGCACTGATGTGCTGATTTTCTGGTTCTTGCATCAGTTCTAGAATTTTAACTCGCGGCAGAGTTATTTTTAATCCGGCTTTTTTGAGCGCTTGATTTCCATCTGTCATTGCTAATCTCTTGATTGCAGAACCAATCGGTTCATCGGTGGATAATCTAATCATTATATGTCTTGAGTTTAAAAACATAAACCTCTTAAGGTGCTTTATCAACCTATATGGAGATTATTTAGTAAAACACCCACTTAAGTTGATATTATTTGTTAAGGATCTCTCAATAAGCTTACTTATACTAAGGGATTATTGTGTCTATTTTGCTATCCGCTATTATTATGGCATCAACAAAATGAATTTTATGTGAATTTTTTGACCGTCGAATGACAACATTTTGTAACGTGAGAGCGTATTTTTGATATGGTTATTAAACGTTAATGACATTCTATGTTACACCATCACAATAAAGGACAAACAATGTACCGGCAAATTGTCGTGCTGACCGGCGCAGGTATTTCAGCTGAGTCGGGTATGAGCACATTTAGAGATCAACATGGCTTGTGGGAACAGCATCATATTGAAGATGTTGCCACCCCAGAAGGCTATGCCAGAGATATAGAGTTAGTCGAGCGGTTTTATAATACCCGTAGGCAGCAATTAAACAGTGGCGAGGTTGCGCCTAATGCTGCACATTTGGCATTAGTAAAACTTGAAGCAGAATTTACGGGTGAATTGCTAGTGATCACCCAAAATGTTGATGATTTACATGAGCGAGCTGGGTCCAAACGTTTACTGCATATGCACGGTGAATTAGCA from Shewanella psychromarinicola includes the following:
- the fur gene encoding ferric iron uptake transcriptional regulator is translated as MTDGNQALKKAGLKITLPRVKILELMQEPENQHISAEDLYKKLLEIGEEIGLATVYRVLNQFDDAGILNRHHFESGKAVFEMSTQQHHDHLVCLTCDKVIEFSDDVIERRQDEIAMRHNIKLTHHSLYLYGHCTNDTCDHADE